A segment of the Streptomyces sp. Tu 2975 genome:
GCGCCACCCACGCGCAGCCCCGCGGGCACGGTCGCACGGGGAGCCGCCACAGGTCCACTACAGGTCGTCGCATCACCGTGCCGACAGCCGCACGGCACGGTGGTGCGACACCGACGGCGCGGGCAGACGACCGCACCGGTCCCTAGGCGCTTCCCATGAGGGCACGCGGGGCAGAGCCGCCCCCGTCGTGCCGTACGGGAGGAGGTCGTCATGAGGGTCCTGCCTCCCTTCCCCGTGACGCTGGCGGTGAAGTGGCCCGCCGCGCTGCTGCGCGCCACCGTTCTGGAGCTCGCGATCCTGGCGGGGCATCTGCTCCTCTACCCGACCGGCCTCACTCCGGAGCGCCGCCCCCGCCCACGCCCCCGCACGGGAGCCGAGGACGGCGCCCGTGCGGACACCGGGGCCGCGCGCCGCCTGGCGGGCACGCCGGACACCGTCCCCACCGTCCTGCTCCATGGCTTCGTCGACAACCGTTCGGTGTTCGTACTGCTCCGCCGCGCCCTCGCCCGGCAGGGCTCGCACCATGTCGAGTGCCTCAACTATTCGCCGCTCACCTGCGACGTCCGCGCCGCCGCCGATCTGCTCGGCCGGCATGTCGAGGAGATCTGCGCCCGCACCGGCCACCCCGAGATCGACATCGTCGGGCACAGTCTGGGCGGCCTGATCGCCCGCTATTACGTCCAGCGCCTGGGCGGCGACCACCGCGTCCGTACCCTGGTCACCCTCGGCACCCCGCACTCGGGCACGACCGTCGCCCCGCTCGCGAGCGCCCACCCGATCGTGCGGCAGATGCGGCCCGGGTCGCCGGTGATCGAGGAGCTGCGCATGCCCGCGCCAGGCTGCCGGACCCGGTTCGTCAGCTTCTGGAGCGATCTGGACAGGATCATGTCGCCGGTCGAGACGGCCCGCATCGACCATCCGGACCTTCTCGTACAGAACGTGCAGGTGAGCGGAATCGGCCATCTCGCACTGCCTGTTCACCCCGCCGTCGCCGACGGCATCCGCGAAGCCCTCGAGTCGGGCGCGTCGGAAGCGGGCTCTTCTTCGGGGGCCGCGTCCGTCGCTTGAGGCGACCCTTCGAGACCGATCCATCGAACACTTCTCGAACGTAGGGCCAAAGCTCTGCCCTTGGGCCGCCGAAACGCGACTGAATGCCCGTTTCCTGATTGCGTAGATGCCGCCGAAGATTGTCGCCGTCGCGTACCGCCGGGTACAGTCGCGCCACTGCTTCCCCCTGGGACCCCCTGTGCAAACAGGTGGCACCGGAAACAGGTCCTGCTGTCGAGGCGAGAGAGAAGTTGGTGAACGACCAGCACACCAACGCCGGGTACGGCGGGTACGCCACCGGCAGCTTCGACTCCGACCCGCTCTTCGGCGCCATGCCGGGCAGTTACGAAGCGGGCCACAGCGGCCAGTACGACGCGTCCCAGTGGAACGCCGGCGGCGACGGAAGCACCGGGCACGACGCCTATGCGACGGCCCAGCAGGCCCAACAGCCCCCGTACGACGCGCAGTACGAGCAGCAGCAGTACGTGCAGTACGACACCACCGGCCAGTGGGACGCGAGCGCCTGGAACGAGGCGGGCGGCACCGGCCAGTACGAGACGGCCGCGGCGGCCTTCGCCTACGACACGACCGGCCAATGGGCGCCCGGCACCTTCGACAGCGGCGCCTACGACGCCACGGCCTGGAACTCCGCGACCGCCACGCCCGAGGGGCTCGTCCCGCAACAGTTCGTGCCGGAGCAGGAGTTCACCCCGCAGGCCGAGTACGAGACGTACGAGACCTACGGCCAGTACGGGGCGGGCGACGCCTACGAGTCGGTCCCGGCGTACGAGACCGGCGAAGCGTACGAGACCGGCACGGGGTACGAAGCAGGCGAGGCGTACGGCTACACCTTCGAGGCCTCTCAGGACGCCGAGCCCGAGGCGGTGGAGGCGGACGCCGAAACCGGATACGAGGCGGAGTACGGCACTGAGACCGACGCCGACCCGGACGCTCCGCAGAGCGACGACGTTCCGGATCACGACGCGCTGACCCGGACCATGACCGCCGTGCCGCCGGTGCCCGCCACACCCGTCTCTCCCCGCCCGGTCCGCCGCTCCGGCGGCAGCCGCGGCCGCCGCCGCACCCCCGCCAAGCGCTCGGCGCTCCTCACCGTCGCCGTTCCCTCCGCCTGCGTCATGGGCGTCGCCGGCATCGCCGCCGCGTCCGTCAGCGGTCTCGGCGGCGACAGCGGGACCAAGGACGACACGAGCACCGTGGCGGCCACCGACCCCGCCTCCGTGCAGCCGGTCGCCGCCAACAACGCCATGGACACGCAGCTCGCCGCGCTCAGCGCCGACGCCCGTGACTTCGGGGACCGGGCCTCCCGCACCCAGGAACGCATCGACCTCAAGGCGCGTCAGGCGGCGGAGAAGAAGAAGCGCGAGGAAGAGGCAGCCCGCCGCGAGGCCCTCCGCCCCAAGTTCGTGCTGCCGGTGAAGCAGGACGGACTCAGCGCGTACTACGGCCAGTCCGGCGTCAACTGGATGTCCCTGCACAGCGGTATCGACTTCCCCGTCCAGTACGGCACCGAGGTCATGGCCGCGACGGACGGCACCGTCCGCACCCAGTGGAACAGCGCTTACGGCAACATGGCCATCGTGACCGCGGCCGACGGTACGGAGACCTGGTACTGCCACCTGAGCAGCACCAAGATCCGCAGCGGCTACGTCAAGGCCGGTGACGTCATCGCCTATTCGGGCAATTCGGGCAACTCCACCGGACCGCACCTCCACTTCGAGGTCCGGCCCGGCGGCGGCGCGGCCATAGACCCGCTGCCGTGGCTGCGCAGCCACGGCCTCGACCCCGCGTAGACCCCTACAGCTGTCGAAGGCCTCGTCAGGCCTGCCCGCACGGGCGGCTACCGGCGTACGCCTGCCCGCACGTATCTCGGAACAGGCTTCCGCGCACGCCCGACCTCCGGGTCCCGGCGTGCCGGCCCCCGCAGGGGCCGAACACCGTCGTCAGAGCTTCTCGACCGGGGCGTACCTGAGCAGCAACCGCTTCGGCTTCTCGTCCCCGAAGTCGATCGTCGCCTGCGCCTCGGATCCCGAGCCCTTCACCTCGACCACGGTTCCCAGGCCGAACTGGTCGTGCGTGACCCGGTCCCCCACCGCCAGCGAGATCACCGGCTTGTCGCTCGTCCGCCTCGTGGCGAAGCCGGAGGCGCCGCCGCGCGAACGCGAGGAGGACAGTGACGAGGCGATGCCGGACGTCGGTCCGGCGGGGGCTGCCATCGGCCCCGTCCGCTTCCAGGTCAGGTGCTGACCGGGGATCTCCTCGAGGAACCGTGACGGCGGGTTGTACGACGGCTGTCCCCAGGCGCTGCGCATCGAGGACCGGGTCAGATAGAGCCGCTCGCGGGCGCGGGTGATGCCCACGTAGGCCAGTCGCCGCTCCTC
Coding sequences within it:
- a CDS encoding alpha/beta fold hydrolase, whose translation is MRVLPPFPVTLAVKWPAALLRATVLELAILAGHLLLYPTGLTPERRPRPRPRTGAEDGARADTGAARRLAGTPDTVPTVLLHGFVDNRSVFVLLRRALARQGSHHVECLNYSPLTCDVRAAADLLGRHVEEICARTGHPEIDIVGHSLGGLIARYYVQRLGGDHRVRTLVTLGTPHSGTTVAPLASAHPIVRQMRPGSPVIEELRMPAPGCRTRFVSFWSDLDRIMSPVETARIDHPDLLVQNVQVSGIGHLALPVHPAVADGIREALESGASEAGSSSGAASVA
- a CDS encoding M23 family metallopeptidase; this translates as MNDQHTNAGYGGYATGSFDSDPLFGAMPGSYEAGHSGQYDASQWNAGGDGSTGHDAYATAQQAQQPPYDAQYEQQQYVQYDTTGQWDASAWNEAGGTGQYETAAAAFAYDTTGQWAPGTFDSGAYDATAWNSATATPEGLVPQQFVPEQEFTPQAEYETYETYGQYGAGDAYESVPAYETGEAYETGTGYEAGEAYGYTFEASQDAEPEAVEADAETGYEAEYGTETDADPDAPQSDDVPDHDALTRTMTAVPPVPATPVSPRPVRRSGGSRGRRRTPAKRSALLTVAVPSACVMGVAGIAAASVSGLGGDSGTKDDTSTVAATDPASVQPVAANNAMDTQLAALSADARDFGDRASRTQERIDLKARQAAEKKKREEEAARREALRPKFVLPVKQDGLSAYYGQSGVNWMSLHSGIDFPVQYGTEVMAATDGTVRTQWNSAYGNMAIVTAADGTETWYCHLSSTKIRSGYVKAGDVIAYSGNSGNSTGPHLHFEVRPGGGAAIDPLPWLRSHGLDPA